The Psychrobacillus sp. FSL K6-4046 DNA window ATTAAAGAAAATTAGGGGTGTGAAAAAATGGAAAATGTATCAATTCTAGGGTGTGGAACAATGGGACACTCCATTGCTTTATCCGCAGCATGGGCAGGGTTGCATGTAAAAGTATATGGAGTTAATGAGCAAGATCTGGAGATTGCTAAAAAAGGCCTTCAAAATAAAATAAAAGTAATGAAGGATAATGGTTTGTTTGATGAAAAGGAAGCAGCACGCATTATGGACCTCATTAAGTTATCTCTATCTCTAGAAGAGGTTGTAAAAGAGACAACCTTTATTATTGAAGTAATACCTGAAGTACTAGATCTTAAAAAAAATATGTATAAAAAATTAGAGGCCCTAGTGGGTAAGGATGTTATTATAGCAAGCAATACATCTGGCTTTATGCCAAGTTTATTGGCAGAGGGAATGGATCATCCTAATCGTTTTGTTGTTACACACTTTTGGAATCCCGGTCATCTAATTCCTTTGGTTGAAGTAGTAAAGGGTGAAAAGACAGATAACGGTACGGTTCAGCGAGCTATGCAAGTACTTCAGCATATGAAGAAGAAACCGGTTTTATTAAACAGAGAGATTCCAGGATTTATAGGGAATCGCTTACAGTACGCGTTATTTCGGGAAGCACAATCCCTACTTGATGCAGGGGTAGCAACTAAAGAGGACATCGATGCAGCGGTAACATATAGTATTGGGCGTCGTCTTCCGGTAACAGGCCCTTTAATGACTGCGGATATGGGAGGTCTTGATGTTTTTTCTGCTATTTCAAATTATCTTTTTGAGGACTTGAGCACCGATCAAAAATCCGGTAGAGTGCTTACACAGTTAGTGGAAGAGCATAAGCTTGGAGACAAAAGTGGAGAAGGCTTCTATACATGGGACGAGCAATTTTCTCAGCTTAAAAATGTAGAACGTGAACAGATGTTAATTCATTTTCTTAAGGGAGACATGAATTTAGGAGGTAGCGATGAATAACTTCTTTTCTGAATTAGAGCATAAAACTGTAATTGTAACAGGGGGTAGCAAAGGAATAGGGAAAGATATAGCCCTTACATTTGCTAAGCTAAAAGCTAATGTGGTGATTTCCGGACGAGAAGGTATAGCATTAGAGGAAACGCTGAAAGAACTACAAGGCTATAACGATCGATGCATCTCTGTTCAAGGCGATTTAAGTAAGTTGGAGAACATTAATAATTTAATAGAGACGACAGTAAAAGAGTTTGGAACAATTGATGTACTTATCAATAATGCAGGAGTTAATATTGCAAAGCCTGCATTAGAAGTAACGGAGAATGACTGGGATACTGTCTTAGATTTAAATTTAAAGTCTGCATTCTTTACAAGCCAGGCAGCGGCTAAATTTATGAGTAAACAAAGAAATGGTAAAATTATAAATATAGCCTCTCAAATGGCCTTTGTAGGATATTACAATAGAGCAGCATATTGTTCTAGTAAAGGTGGTCTAGTTCAACTAACAAAGGCTTTGGCAGTTGAATGGGCTAAGCTTGGTATTAACGTTAACGCTGTGGCACCTACCTTTATAGAAACAGAGTTAACTGCCAAAATGTTTGAGGATGAAGATTTTAAAAGAGATGTCGAAAATAGAATTCTCTTAAAGGGACTTTCGCAGCCAAAGGACATTTCTGGAGCCGTGTTGTATTTAGCCTCTGATTTGGCGAATTTCGTGACTGGAGAAACTTTAAAGGTTGATGGTGGATGGACTGCAATTTAAGATTGGAGGAATTCAATTGAAGGGTAAAGTAGTATTTATAACTGGGGCTGCTAGAGGAATTGGCTATGATGTCGCTAAGGCATTTTTAGAGGCAGGAGCAAGAGTAGTTATTTCAGATTTGAATAAAGTGGCATTAGATGAGGCTGTCTCCACTCTAAATGGGCAAGTAAAGGGTATTGTCTGTGATGTAACGAAAGAAGAGGACATAAAGAACGCCATTGAATCTACAGTAGATTCCTTTGGAAGAATAGATATATTGATAAATAATGCAGGTATGCAGCATGTTTCATTAATAGAAGATTTCCCGACAGAAAAGTTCGAGCTATTAATAAAAATAATGCTAACAGCTCCTTTTGTAGCTATGAAATATGCATTACCACACATGAAAAAGCAACAATTTGGCCGAATCATTAATATGGCTTCTATAAACGGCTTGATAGGATTTGCAGGAAAAGCCGCCTATAATTCGGCTAAGCATGGGGTGATTGGGTTAACAAAGGTTGCCGCATTAGAGGCTGCAGCTGATGGAATTACAGTGAATGCAATATGTCCAGGCTATGTGGATACATTGCTTGTACGCAACCAATTTGAAGATTTAGCTAGAACGAGAAATATCAAAGTGGAACAGGTACTGGAAGAAGTATTGTATCCCCTAGTTCCCCAAAGAAGATTATTAGACGTTCAAGAAATTACAGACTTAGCTTTGTACGTGGCAAGTGAATCTGCTAAAGGAATGACAGGCCAGGCAATCGTTTTAGATGGTGGTTATACAGCCCAATAATAAAAGGCCCTTATTTTGTAAGGGCCTTTTCTATATAATAATCTAAATTATGCTTTACTTGATTTTTCGGTAAAGAAGGTGATAACTAAGAACATAAAGAATGCAAAAAGTAAAACAGTTCCCCCTACGATAAAGAAGACCATAACCAATGTTTCATTTAAGTCAAAGGGATTTAGATTATACATCCACATGCCCAATGTTAATCCTAATGCGCCTATCATGGCACTAATACTTTGTACAGTTACCATCCATTTATGTTTGACTGTAAATACTTGATAAAAAATCCCCCATGCAAAGACAGATAACCATCCTACTAAAAGTATGTGAGCGTGGATTGGTCTTAGTGAGTAGTCCATCTGACCCGCCATATGCGAACCAATATAAGTTCCAATCAGTCCAAATAATGCTGCAAAACGAATTAATCGTATACTCCAAGTTTTTTCCATTATTATCTCTCCTCTCAAAACCTCAGTTTAATGATTAAATATCTTTTCCACAAGTGGTAAATTTACTTTGACTTGAATATTTCAAATTTGATTAGAAAGAATATAAAAGTAAAAGGAAAGTTCATAGAGAGTTCATATACCTTCTGTAAACTAACTATTTGATAGAAATTTTGAAGGAGGAAAAACGCTCATATGAAAAAACTATTACACCCAATTACTGACTGGGTCTCAACTAAACGAGGCATGTGGATTACCATTATTGCTTGGTTAGTCCTC harbors:
- a CDS encoding 3-hydroxybutyrate dehydrogenase: MKGKVVFITGAARGIGYDVAKAFLEAGARVVISDLNKVALDEAVSTLNGQVKGIVCDVTKEEDIKNAIESTVDSFGRIDILINNAGMQHVSLIEDFPTEKFELLIKIMLTAPFVAMKYALPHMKKQQFGRIINMASINGLIGFAGKAAYNSAKHGVIGLTKVAALEAAADGITVNAICPGYVDTLLVRNQFEDLARTRNIKVEQVLEEVLYPLVPQRRLLDVQEITDLALYVASESAKGMTGQAIVLDGGYTAQ
- a CDS encoding 3-oxoacyl-ACP reductase family protein is translated as MNNFFSELEHKTVIVTGGSKGIGKDIALTFAKLKANVVISGREGIALEETLKELQGYNDRCISVQGDLSKLENINNLIETTVKEFGTIDVLINNAGVNIAKPALEVTENDWDTVLDLNLKSAFFTSQAAAKFMSKQRNGKIINIASQMAFVGYYNRAAYCSSKGGLVQLTKALAVEWAKLGINVNAVAPTFIETELTAKMFEDEDFKRDVENRILLKGLSQPKDISGAVLYLASDLANFVTGETLKVDGGWTAI
- a CDS encoding 3-hydroxyacyl-CoA dehydrogenase NAD-binding domain-containing protein — encoded protein: MENVSILGCGTMGHSIALSAAWAGLHVKVYGVNEQDLEIAKKGLQNKIKVMKDNGLFDEKEAARIMDLIKLSLSLEEVVKETTFIIEVIPEVLDLKKNMYKKLEALVGKDVIIASNTSGFMPSLLAEGMDHPNRFVVTHFWNPGHLIPLVEVVKGEKTDNGTVQRAMQVLQHMKKKPVLLNREIPGFIGNRLQYALFREAQSLLDAGVATKEDIDAAVTYSIGRRLPVTGPLMTADMGGLDVFSAISNYLFEDLSTDQKSGRVLTQLVEEHKLGDKSGEGFYTWDEQFSQLKNVEREQMLIHFLKGDMNLGGSDE